From the bacterium genome, the window ACCCATGCCGACAAAATGGTTAGGCAATACTCCCCCTGGTCATCGGTACGTGCTTGTCTACCAAAGCGGTAATAATCAGAAACATACAATGGCTCGGCCCAGATGGTCGCTCCGGGCAGCGGATTGCCCCAGGCGTCCCTCACTGTGCCGCATACAGAGCCCATCGCATTCAGCGTGTCATTGGGTTGGCCGAGGGTGGGAGTGTTATCCAGATAGTAACAATTATCGATGAGGGAAATGGATTGTCCCTGAGCAGGGGCAGGTGGGCAACGATAGGCAGCGATGCAGGAATCGCCAAACCGCAGCTGGTCGAATTCAGAATGGTCCGCAAAAAAGAATCGTAGTACATCCCCAGCGGGATTTATGCGAAAAAAAGTCTGCAGACTATCTTCGGTAATGGTCAAATACGTACTGTCGAGCGACATTCCATTTCTAAAATAAGAGGTATCGGTTGAGGAGATCAAATAGCAGCCGTCCAGGCTTAGCCGCTCAGTGAAGCCAAATTTTCTTCCATGGTTAGTTAGTTCTAAAACCCATCCGCTGGAATCGAGTTGTAATTCATTCATGAAATGAATAACGACAGGATTTGCATCGATCAGGCCGGAGCTGAACAAAAGGAGCCATGGAAGTACAAGCTTAAGGCGCCGTCTCATTCGTTCTTT encodes:
- a CDS encoding T9SS type A sorting domain-containing protein, encoding MRRRLKLVLPWLLLFSSGLIDANPVVIHFMNELQLDSSGWVLELTNHGRKFGFTERLSLDGCYLISSTDTSYFRNGMSLDSTYLTITEDSLQTFFRINPAGDVLRFFFADHSEFDQLRFGDSCIAAYRCPPAPAQGQSISLIDNCYYLDNTPTLGQPNDTLNAMGSVCGTVRDAWGNPLPGATIWAEPLYVSDYYRFGRQARTDDQGEYCLTILSAWVGIYHHKEDYQSKELYVQVYPDTTITAEVSLDFVQSIKANSTSSLLDGYALHFNYPNPFNQATTFAYHIPIDDYLEIDIYNLEGQRVENLYSGFQQTGHYALSWNAQHAPSGIYIYRLKSANQTLSRKCLLIK